GCTGTTGTCGACCTCTCCAATACCGTCGATAGCACCTCCGGTTACGTTGAATACACGACCGCGAATACCTTCGCCGATCGGCATCTTAATGGGAGCCCCCGTGGCTACAACATCCATGTTGCGGACGAGTCCTTCCGTTGAATCCATGGCGATGGCACGAACCGTGTCCTCACCTGTATGCTGTTGTGTCTCCAGTACGACTACCGTACCGTCGGCCTTGGTCACTTCCAGGCTATCATAAATTTTTGGGAGTTCATCTGCACCCCCGCTAAAACGAACGTCCACTACTGGACCAATTACCCGGGCGACTTTTCCGATGTTATTCGACATAATCGATTGATTAGATGAAAGAAAAACAAGCTGAATTTTCGGGTGCAAATGTACGGCTTATTTTCGTTTTGAATTGGCCTGCCTAGTTCCTTTTTTTTATTTCTAATTTTGTTCGTGTAAAACACTGCATCTCTTGAAGATCTACTCCTCGATCGACGATTTTCCGACACTGAAGAATGCCGTAGTGACCACGGGCACTTTCGACGGTGTTCATGTAGGGCACAGACGCATAATTCAGCAATTACACGATATAGCCGAGACCATTGATGGTGAAACGGTTTTACTCACCTTTTGGCCTCATCCGCGTATGGTGTTGTTCGACGATCAAGATCTTCGATTGATCAATACGCAACGAGAGAAGGAGGCTTTGCTGGCCGAAGCAGGGGTCGATCACCTGATCGTTCATCCCTTCACCAAACAGTTCAGCAGATTAACGGCAATGGAATATGTTCGCGATGTGCTCGTGAACCGCATCGGGACCAAAAAGCTGGTCATAGGGTACGATCATCACTTCGGACGGAACAGAGAGGGGAGCTTCGACGACTTGGTGGAGTTCGGGCATACCTATCACTTCGACGTAGAGGAGATCCCGGCTCAGGTGCTCGATAATGTGAGCGTGAGTTCCACCAAGGTTCGTAATGCCCTGCTCGAAGGGGATGTGTCTACCGCGAACGAATACCTGGGGTCTACTTTTGAGCTTACCGGAAAGGTCGTGCGCGGCGCTACTTTGGGTCGCACACTCGACTTCCCCACGGCGAATATCGAAGTTCCCGAAAAATATAAGCTGATCCCGGCCGATGGTGTTTATGCGGTCGAAGTGCGTGTCGGAAACGAGTGGTACAAAGGCATGAGCAACATCGGTAAGCGCCCGACCGTATCCGGACAAGACCGCCAGATCGAGGCCCATATCTTCGAGTTCGATAAGAGCATCTACGACCAATTGATTACACTGCGATTTCACAAACGGTTGCGGGACGAACAAAAATTCGGATCGCTGGAAGAACTCAAAGCTCAACTTCACCGCGATGAAGAATCCGCGCTTAAGGTACTTTTGACATGAGGCTGGTCATTCTACTCATTGCGCTAACGTTTTCAGTTCATTCCAGTGCTCAGAATTGGGTCAACGGTAAAAAGGTCGACCGTTGGAGTGATGTCGAGTACCTCGACCTGAGTAAAATGAAATTCGTGAAGCACGGTATTCCGGATAGCTTGTGGACCATGACGCAGTTGAAAGGACTTCGACTCTCCGGGAACAAACTCATTTTTCTCGATCCAAATATCTCCAAGTTGGTGAATCTCCGGGTTCTCGATCTAAGCCGTAACCGCTTGAACGTACTAACCGGAGAGGTAGGCTCCTTGGCTAAACTGGATACGCTCATTCTCAATCGGAACGACCTCTATACCTTACCGGCGGAGCTAGGTAACCTCACTCAGTTGCGTTATTTGGACCTTTGGAGTAACCACGTCGACGACCTCCCCGCAGCCATGGATAAACTGCAGAACCTGAAAAAGGTCGACTTCAGCGGTATCATCGTATTTCCGGAGCAACAAGAAAAACTCCACCGCAGGTTTCCCGAGGTGGAGTTGGTGTTCAACAAGAGTTGTAACTGTCATTGACGGCAGTGAGCCATGGGCAAATTGAATTCTCACGAAGTCAAGAGCGCAAAGTCTAAAGCTTAGAGCTAAGCCTTCTGCTCTGGACTTTATGCTTTAGGCTTTCATGAGCGAGTAAAGGTCATTGACTCCAAAAGGAATGCACTCGCGGCATCGCCGCGAATTTCCTTTGCGAAGTAAAATTCACATTCACTAATACAACTTCTAGCACGCAGCGCAACCTATACCACTTATACCACTGATAGTGCGTAGTGCCACTGATAGCACTGATAGTATCTTTATCTCAATAAAGTAATCGACGCCTTTTTCTCAACGGTTTTTCCGTCCCGACCCTTCGGGTGCATTGCCGCCGTTCCGGCTTTCGAGTTCGTCGAACGGTCCGGAATAGCTCCATACCTGCTTTCCCCAACGGGAATAGACCTGAAGGTCAATCTTATCTAGGTCCTTTCCCGTCGGAATCCAAAGGTCGTTTTGACTATCGCCG
The DNA window shown above is from Flavobacteriales bacterium and carries:
- a CDS encoding bifunctional riboflavin kinase/FAD synthetase; amino-acid sequence: MKIYSSIDDFPTLKNAVVTTGTFDGVHVGHRRIIQQLHDIAETIDGETVLLTFWPHPRMVLFDDQDLRLINTQREKEALLAEAGVDHLIVHPFTKQFSRLTAMEYVRDVLVNRIGTKKLVIGYDHHFGRNREGSFDDLVEFGHTYHFDVEEIPAQVLDNVSVSSTKVRNALLEGDVSTANEYLGSTFELTGKVVRGATLGRTLDFPTANIEVPEKYKLIPADGVYAVEVRVGNEWYKGMSNIGKRPTVSGQDRQIEAHIFEFDKSIYDQLITLRFHKRLRDEQKFGSLEELKAQLHRDEESALKVLLT
- a CDS encoding leucine-rich repeat domain-containing protein, which gives rise to MRLVILLIALTFSVHSSAQNWVNGKKVDRWSDVEYLDLSKMKFVKHGIPDSLWTMTQLKGLRLSGNKLIFLDPNISKLVNLRVLDLSRNRLNVLTGEVGSLAKLDTLILNRNDLYTLPAELGNLTQLRYLDLWSNHVDDLPAAMDKLQNLKKVDFSGIIVFPEQQEKLHRRFPEVELVFNKSCNCH